Proteins from a genomic interval of Zingiber officinale cultivar Zhangliang chromosome 1B, Zo_v1.1, whole genome shotgun sequence:
- the LOC121978265 gene encoding AT-hook motif nuclear-localized protein 10-like, translated as MDGREPQRLSASQPPNVAVGPSSYGAGAGATTNSSIVTPDSGGMFQGMRLSFLPMTSSEPKQVDVTGSLYHGGDLSAVRQGGVFNLDEPMKKKRGRPRKYGPDGSMSLGLTPSSASGYSNSPGSDPTAKRRGRPPGSGKKQQLDALGTPGIGFTPHVISVKVGEDIASKIMSFSQQGPRSVCILSANGDISDVTLRQPAISGGTVTYQGRYEIISLSGSFLLTEEGGTRSRSGGLTVALAGSNGRILGGGVAGMLVAATAVQVVVGSFIAGGKKPKPESIRKEPSPPPPQILGFGAPIQASPPSEGGTSSESHDDPGSPTNETGGSGCNNSAQQHLQAVYPSLSWSNSANYFTHD; from the exons ATGGATGGGAGAGAGCCTCAGCGACTGAGTGCGTCTCAACCTCCTAATGTGGCGGTGGGTCCTAGTTCCTATGGAGCTGGAGCTGGAGCGACGACGAACAGTTCGATTGTGACTCCGGATTCGGGTGGAATGTTTCAGGGAATGCGACTTTCTTTTCTCCCCATGACTTCATCGGAGCCAAAACAAGTGGATGTGACTGGTTCGTTGTATCACGGGGGTGATCTCTCTGCAGTGAGGCAAGGTGGTGTTTTTAACTTGGATGAGCcaatgaagaagaagagaggaagacctAGAAAATACGGACCTGATGGTTCCATGTCGTTGGGTCTAACTCCATCCTCCGCCTCAGGATACTCTAATAGTCCCGGCTCTGATCCAACAGCTAAGCGCCGTGGCCGCCCTCCAGGCTCaggaaagaaacaacaactaGATGCATTgg GCACCCCTGGGATTGGCTTTACTCCTCATGTTATTAGTGTTAAAGTTGGAGAG GATATCGCTTCAAAAATCATGTCATTTTCACAGCAAGGACCTCGGAGTGTCTGTATTCTGTCAGCAAATGGTGACATATCTGATGTAACACTTCGGCAGCCAGCAATATCTGGTGGGACTGTCACTTATCAG GGACGCTATGAGATCATCTCTCTGTCAGGTTCTTTCCTGCTTACAGAAGAAGGTGGTACTCGTAGTAGAAGTGGTGGGTTGACCGTTGCACTAGCCGGATCTAATGGCCGCATACTTGGTGGTGGGGTTGCTGGAATGCTTGTGGCTGCAACAGCTGTGCAG GTTGTAGTGGGAAGCTTCATTGCAGGAGGGAAGAAGCCAAAGCCAGAGTCAATTAGGAAGGAACCTTCGCCACCTCCACCCCAAATTTTAGGCTTTGGAGCACCTATACAAGCAAGTCCCCCATCTGAAGGTGGTACATCGAGCGAATCTCATGATGACCCTGGTAGCCCAACAAATGAGACCGGCGGCAGCGGCTGCAACAACTCAGCTCAGCAGCATCTTCAAGCTGTATATCCATCACTCAGCTGGTCCAACTCAGCAAACTATTTCACTCATGACTGA
- the LOC121997633 gene encoding uncharacterized protein LOC121997633, which produces MDPVFTNIEMGNDHSEPPPLHREQQQISVPFLWEEKPGTPKQGWSSHAVPLVSSSLPFPAKLVVSVPFDWEEKPGKPLRLDLVALPATYSKDDHLNTTKINDSVWNANWQSASETDGRSRSSSSSSSTAENVATGTSTIKLLPPQASLDASFLNKNNGRDCAQVRGDTTLAKRTLTLQELMLLSRQLTCIMNQIETKKSVRPKEKLKRSVLACLPFMMGNQNGPCINSS; this is translated from the exons ATGGATCCAGTGTTCACCAACATTGAGATGGGGAACGATCACTCGGAGCCACCTCCCCTGCATCGGGAGCAACAGCAGATATCAGTCCCCTTCCTTTGGGAGGAGAAACCAGGCACGCCAAAGCAGGGATGGAGCTCCCATGCAGTGCCTTTGGTCTCATCTTCACTCCCATTCCCTGCAAAACTAGTGGTTTCTGTCCCATTTGATTGGGAAGAGAAGCCTGGGAAACCTCTCCGACTGGATCTCGTTGCTCTCCCTGCAACATATTCAAAGGATGACCATCTGAACACTACGAAGATTAATGACTCCGTCTGGAACGCCAACTGGCAATCTGCATCAGAGACAGATGGTCGTAGCAGGTCAAGCTCAAGTAGCAGCTCCACAGCAGAAAATGTGGCCACAGGCACTTCAACTATCAAATTGCTTCCCCCACAAGCTTCACTCGATGCAAGTTTTCTCAACAAGAACAATGGGAGAGACTGCGCTCAGGTTCGTGGAGATACTACTCTGGCGAAGAGAACCTTAACCCTCCAGGAACTCATGTTGCTGAGTCGTCAATTGACCTGCATAATGAATCAGATTGAGACCAAGAAAAGTGTCCGTCCAAAG GAGAAGCTGAAGAGGAGTGTGCTTGCGTGCCTCCCATTCATGATGGGCAATCAGAACGGGCCTTGCATTAACAGCAGCTGA
- the LOC121978273 gene encoding protein RGF1 INDUCIBLE TRANSCRIPTION FACTOR 1-like: protein MDSAGGPEVGRWPAWLRPLLSTSFFVQCKLHADSHKSECNMYCLDCMNGALCSVCLAQHGGHCAIQIRRSSYHDVIRVSEIQKVLDITGVQTYIINSARVVFLNERPQPRPGKGVTNTCEVCERSLLDSFRFCSLGCKIAGTASDYYINRKKKKMLKLKKKSTAQSDSEEESYTSSSRGSEKSNVIQSFTPSTPPPTAAILRSAKRRKGIPHRAPFGSLILEF, encoded by the exons ATG GACAGTGCCGGAGGACCGGAAGTGGGACGGTGGCCGGCGTGGCTGCGGCCGCTGCTGTCGACGAGCTTCTTCGTTCAATGCAAGCTCCATGCGGACTCTCACAAGAGCGAGTGTAATATGTACTGCCTCGATTGCATGAATGGCGCTCTGTGCTCTGTTTGCCTTGCTCAGCACGGCGGCCACTGCGCCATCCAG ATAAGGAGGTCGTCCTACCACGACGTGATCAGGGTGTCCGAGATCCAAAAGGTATTGGACATCACCGGCGTGCAGACCTACATCATTAACAGCGCCCGTGTTGTCTTCCTCAACGAACGCCCTCAGCCGCGGCCCGGCAAGGGCGTCACGAACACCTGTGAGGTCTGCGAGCGGAGCCTCCTCGACTCCTTCCGCTTCTGCTCTCTCGGCTGCAAG ATCGCCGGCACCGCCTCCGACTACTACATTaacaggaagaagaaaaagatgctGAAGCTGAAGAAGAAGTCAACTGCGCAATCCGACTCCGAGGAGGAGTCGTACACGAGCAGCAGCCGAGGCAGCGAGAAGAGCAATGTGATTCAGAGCTTCACGCCGTCGACTCCTCCGCCTACCGCCGCCATTCTCCGCAGCGCCAAGAGGAGAAAAGGCATTCCCCACAGAGCTCCATTTGGAAGCCTAATACTGGAGTTCTAA